From the Cetobacterium ceti genome, one window contains:
- a CDS encoding TetR/AcrR family transcriptional regulator, with protein sequence MARKPNFTKDEILDCAYDILLESSLKEVTARTVAKRLNASTISIYSAFSSMGDLKNALAKRAKNKLFEYTKINNTDMEILDIGMGVCLFARDEKELFRTIFLRESMPKDFIDEVLEDFKKLIYTSFKNTPMGPELSEKTINWIMKKGWLFTQGFATLICTGFYDNPSDDEIKKELVEMGTILIKEALNNGGN encoded by the coding sequence ATGGCAAGAAAACCAAACTTTACAAAGGATGAAATACTAGATTGTGCTTATGATATTTTACTTGAATCAAGCTTAAAAGAAGTAACCGCAAGGACAGTGGCTAAAAGGCTAAACGCTTCAACCATTTCTATTTATTCAGCTTTTTCATCAATGGGAGATTTGAAAAATGCCCTGGCAAAAAGAGCTAAAAATAAACTATTTGAATATACTAAAATTAACAACACAGATATGGAAATTTTAGATATTGGAATGGGTGTTTGTCTATTTGCAAGGGATGAAAAAGAACTTTTCAGAACTATTTTCCTTAGAGAATCTATGCCTAAGGATTTTATAGATGAAGTATTGGAAGATTTTAAAAAACTTATATATACAAGCTTTAAAAATACACCTATGGGGCCTGAACTTTCAGAAAAAACAATTAATTGGATAATGAAAAAGGGATGGCTTTTTACTCAAGGGTTCGCCACTTTAATTTGTACTGGATTTTATGATAATCCATCAGATGACGAAATAAAAAAAGAACTTGTTGAGATGGGCACAATTTTAATTAAAGAGGCTTTAAATAACGGAGGAAATTAA
- a CDS encoding OmpP1/FadL family transporter, whose translation MRKQLLLAAILLTSIKGFAGSIDYLSQQDAEYFAHPSMTGKIGVSGAYYNPAGTAFMEDGTYMQVNNQTHFKTYKMKVDGETFKSDKPSPIIPSIQIVKVDNGRSYFFHGGAIAGGGNVAYEGGLGMFKVMENMLNEGLNKQAIEIAKKTKQNLNLPSNFKPIQFTGGNTVKGSSYYVTLQGGVAQKINDHWSAAFALRYVNAERKLKGVGNYSLTAPNYDKNFNMIGITHANPRFDINSERTAQGVNGIFGLNYNNDKLNVGLRYETETRLNFKTKEKNLKSFASSFGNTNPIIAAGIIDKITNNQNVKEWTNGAKGKRNLPAMASIGASYAITEKTTLLTSGNYYFIKEAGDSFGAYDGYHNGYEVAFGIDHKLNEKWTLMGGYQYTNTGANKHTYKDTDYALDADMFGLGVKYQYSPNLSLMATGATVVYHSATSVTNVTYSKHVYSMGLGATYKFN comes from the coding sequence ATGAGAAAACAACTTTTATTAGCAGCTATTTTGTTGACTTCTATAAAGGGATTTGCAGGAAGTATTGACTATCTTTCTCAGCAAGATGCGGAATATTTTGCTCACCCTTCTATGACTGGTAAAATTGGTGTGTCGGGAGCATACTATAACCCAGCTGGTACAGCATTTATGGAAGATGGAACATATATGCAAGTTAACAACCAAACACATTTTAAAACATATAAAATGAAAGTAGATGGTGAAACTTTCAAAAGTGATAAACCTTCTCCTATCATTCCAAGTATACAAATAGTTAAGGTAGATAATGGAAGATCATACTTTTTCCACGGTGGAGCAATTGCCGGTGGAGGAAATGTTGCCTATGAAGGTGGATTAGGAATGTTTAAGGTTATGGAGAATATGCTTAATGAAGGCCTTAATAAACAAGCAATCGAAATTGCTAAAAAAACTAAACAGAATTTAAACCTACCTAGTAATTTTAAACCTATACAATTTACAGGGGGAAATACTGTTAAAGGTTCTTCATACTATGTAACTTTACAAGGTGGAGTTGCTCAAAAGATAAATGACCACTGGTCAGCTGCATTTGCTTTAAGATATGTAAATGCTGAAAGAAAATTAAAAGGCGTAGGAAATTATTCCCTTACAGCACCTAACTATGATAAAAATTTCAATATGATAGGAATTACACATGCAAATCCTAGATTTGATATAAATTCTGAAAGAACTGCCCAAGGAGTTAATGGAATCTTTGGTTTAAACTATAACAATGATAAATTAAATGTTGGTTTAAGATATGAAACTGAAACTAGATTAAACTTTAAAACTAAAGAAAAAAACTTAAAATCATTTGCTAGCTCATTTGGAAATACTAATCCTATCATTGCTGCAGGAATTATTGATAAGATTACTAATAATCAAAATGTTAAAGAATGGACTAATGGAGCTAAAGGTAAAAGAAATCTTCCTGCAATGGCAAGTATTGGAGCTTCTTATGCTATAACTGAGAAGACTACCCTTCTTACTTCAGGAAACTACTACTTCATTAAAGAAGCTGGAGATTCTTTTGGAGCTTATGATGGATACCACAATGGATATGAGGTTGCCTTTGGTATTGACCACAAATTAAATGAAAAATGGACTTTAATGGGTGGATACCAATATACAAATACAGGTGCTAATAAACACACTTATAAGGATACAGACTATGCCCTTGATGCTGATATGTTTGGTTTAGGAGTTAAATACCAATACAGTCCTAACCTATCATTAATGGCAACTGGTGCTACA